A window from Bosea sp. ANAM02 encodes these proteins:
- a CDS encoding dihydrodipicolinate synthase family protein: protein MKYAKKDAKAYARAHMKGIWAAALTPFTDTLAIDEDGFRQNIRHWLDDLGIDGLFIAGKQGEFFSMSLEERKRNFELAVEASSGRGQTIMSCSDQNMDVVIDLAKHAQKIGADYIVVHAPILHFFKAQDETLYEYYRTIAEKVDIGIALWSHPDSGYLMSPQLCNRLADIENVVAIKYSVPRPMYAELTRLAGDRILVSTASEEEWLDNILELGWQLYLCSSPPYLIQTANDRRMRDYTDLAFRGEAEKARAIRDSLNPVREALRNTRPAEKPHSHQKYWQELLGQVGGRVRAPMLELSEAEKAATRAAFEACGLGKAPLAKAG from the coding sequence ATGAAATACGCCAAGAAGGACGCCAAGGCATATGCCCGCGCTCATATGAAGGGCATCTGGGCGGCCGCGCTCACGCCTTTCACCGATACCCTCGCGATCGACGAGGACGGCTTCCGCCAGAACATCCGCCATTGGCTCGACGACCTCGGGATCGACGGCCTGTTCATCGCCGGCAAGCAGGGCGAGTTCTTCTCGATGTCGCTGGAGGAGCGCAAGCGCAATTTCGAGCTGGCGGTCGAGGCCTCGTCCGGCCGCGGCCAGACCATCATGTCCTGCTCCGACCAGAACATGGACGTGGTCATCGACCTCGCGAAGCATGCCCAGAAAATCGGCGCCGACTACATCGTCGTGCATGCGCCGATCCTGCATTTCTTCAAGGCGCAGGACGAAACGCTCTACGAGTATTACCGGACCATCGCCGAGAAGGTCGATATCGGCATCGCGCTCTGGAGCCACCCCGATTCCGGCTATCTGATGAGCCCGCAGCTCTGCAACCGGCTCGCCGATATCGAGAACGTCGTCGCGATCAAGTACAGCGTGCCGCGCCCGATGTATGCGGAGCTCACGCGGCTGGCCGGCGACCGCATCCTGGTCAGCACGGCCTCCGAGGAGGAATGGCTCGACAACATCCTCGAGCTCGGCTGGCAGCTCTATCTCTGCTCCTCCCCGCCCTATCTGATCCAGACGGCGAACGACCGGCGCATGCGGGACTATACCGACCTCGCCTTCCGCGGCGAGGCCGAGAAGGCCCGCGCCATCCGCGACAGCCTGAACCCGGTGCGCGAGGCGCTGCGCAACACACGCCCGGCCGAGAAGCCGCATTCCCACCAGAAATACTGGCAGGAGCTGCTCGGCCAGGTCGGCGGACGCGTGCGTGCGCCGATGCTGGAACTGAGCGAAGCCGAGAAGGCCGCGACGCGCGCCGCCTTCGAGGCCTGCGGCCTGGGCAAGGCGCCGCTCGCGAAGGCCGGCTGA
- a CDS encoding LysR family transcriptional regulator has translation MAITLRQIQAFLAVTEQGTFTKAAERLSMAQPALSQLVRDLERELGIRVLDRTTRRVELTEGGREFHGAALKIVQDLDTAVLNANGLAERRRGRIVVAVPPLLAAVIMPPTIVALQQKYPGLQVAIIDARNDLVVEAVRFGKADCGVGTFPALDDTIERTTLARDSLMLFCGRGSRFAAQDSVAWRDLADEPLVTLTRDSGIRLLAEVGYETAEITLKPAYEVTQITTALALVEAGLGIAVLPTYARAVAPESVLVRPLTEPSIARDIVMIRPGGRSASPALAAFEALLRRFVRQLAPSEAD, from the coding sequence ATGGCGATCACCTTGCGCCAGATCCAGGCCTTCCTGGCCGTGACCGAGCAGGGCACCTTCACCAAGGCTGCCGAGCGCCTGAGCATGGCGCAGCCGGCCTTGTCCCAGCTCGTGCGCGACCTGGAGCGCGAACTCGGCATCCGCGTGCTCGACCGCACGACGCGCCGGGTCGAATTGACCGAGGGCGGGCGCGAGTTCCACGGGGCTGCGCTGAAGATCGTGCAGGATCTCGACACGGCGGTGCTGAACGCCAATGGCCTCGCCGAGCGCCGGCGCGGGCGCATCGTGGTGGCGGTGCCGCCCTTGCTTGCGGCCGTTATCATGCCGCCGACGATCGTGGCGCTGCAGCAGAAATATCCCGGCCTCCAGGTCGCGATCATCGATGCGCGGAATGACCTCGTCGTCGAGGCCGTGCGCTTCGGCAAGGCCGATTGCGGCGTCGGCACCTTCCCGGCGCTCGACGACACGATCGAGCGCACGACGCTGGCCCGCGACAGCCTGATGCTGTTCTGCGGGCGCGGCAGCCGCTTCGCCGCGCAGGATTCGGTGGCGTGGCGCGATCTCGCCGACGAGCCGCTGGTGACGCTGACCCGCGACAGCGGCATCCGCCTGCTCGCCGAGGTCGGCTACGAGACCGCCGAGATCACGCTGAAGCCGGCCTACGAAGTGACTCAGATCACGACCGCGCTGGCGCTGGTCGAGGCCGGGCTCGGCATCGCCGTGCTGCCGACCTATGCGCGGGCGGTGGCGCCGGAATCGGTGCTGGTGCGGCCGCTGACCGAGCCGTCGATCGCGCGGGATATCGTGATGATTCGTCCCGGCGGCCGCTCGGCCTCGCCGGCGCTTGCGGCCTTCGAGGCGCTGCTGCGCCGCTTCGTGCGCCAGCTCGCGCCGAGCGAGGCGGATTGA
- a CDS encoding response regulator, translated as MTKILLAEDDNDMRRFLVKALQNAGYDVASFDNGLSAYNRLREEPFELLLTDIVMPEMDGIELARRATELDPDIKVMFITGFAAVALNPDSQTPKDAKVLSKPFHLRELVNEVEKLLAA; from the coding sequence ATGACGAAGATACTGCTCGCCGAAGACGACAACGATATGCGTCGCTTCCTGGTCAAGGCCCTGCAGAACGCGGGCTATGACGTCGCCTCCTTCGATAACGGCCTGTCGGCCTATAACCGCCTGCGCGAGGAGCCGTTCGAGCTTCTGCTGACCGACATCGTCATGCCGGAAATGGACGGCATCGAGCTGGCGCGCCGCGCCACCGAGCTCGATCCCGACATCAAGGTGATGTTCATCACCGGTTTCGCCGCCGTGGCGCTGAACCCCGATTCGCAGACGCCGAAGGACGCGAAGGTGCTGTCCAAGCCCTTCCACCTGCGCGAGCTCGTCAACGAGGTCGAGAAGCTGCTGGCGGCCTGA
- a CDS encoding N-formylglutamate amidohydrolase gives MSLSSAPFPPAPDDVVAEIERPFSLYQPALQVVPVVVDVPHAGRRYPRGFVEAARLPLRSLRRSEDAYVDRLFAQSIALGAPLLVAEFPRAYLDVNREPYELDPRMFEGRVPPFANTRSMRVAGGLGTIPRIVGDGQEIYLGRIPVQQGLARIEELYRPYHAGLRSLVQRTQGVFGTCILVDAHSMPSAGLDRDGLAKSDIILGDRFGTSAAGYIIDIAEQAFTRLGFSVTRNRPYAGGFITEHYGAPAAGVHALQIEVNRALYMNESTLEPHEGFGAVEQAMAAMMADCFARWSGWLDEWREAAE, from the coding sequence ATGAGCCTCTCCTCAGCCCCTTTCCCGCCTGCGCCGGACGACGTCGTCGCCGAGATCGAGCGGCCGTTCAGCCTGTACCAGCCGGCCCTCCAGGTCGTGCCGGTGGTGGTCGACGTGCCGCATGCCGGGCGCCGCTATCCGCGCGGCTTCGTCGAGGCGGCGCGCCTGCCCTTGCGCAGCCTCCGGCGCTCCGAGGATGCCTATGTCGACCGGCTCTTCGCGCAGAGTATCGCGCTCGGGGCGCCGCTGCTCGTGGCCGAGTTCCCGCGCGCCTATCTGGATGTCAATCGCGAGCCCTACGAGCTCGACCCGCGCATGTTCGAGGGGCGGGTGCCGCCCTTCGCCAATACGCGCTCGATGCGGGTCGCCGGCGGGCTCGGCACGATCCCGCGCATCGTCGGCGACGGGCAGGAAATCTATCTGGGGCGGATTCCGGTCCAGCAAGGGCTCGCCCGCATCGAGGAGCTCTACCGGCCCTATCACGCCGGCCTGCGCAGCCTCGTGCAGCGCACGCAAGGCGTGTTCGGCACCTGCATCCTCGTCGACGCGCATTCGATGCCATCGGCCGGGCTCGACCGCGACGGGCTGGCCAAATCCGACATCATCCTGGGCGACCGCTTCGGCACTAGCGCGGCCGGCTACATCATCGACATCGCCGAGCAGGCCTTCACGCGGCTGGGCTTCAGCGTCACCCGCAACCGACCCTATGCCGGCGGCTTCATCACCGAGCATTACGGCGCGCCCGCCGCCGGGGTGCATGCGCTGCAGATCGAGGTGAACCGGGCACTCTACATGAACGAGTCGACGCTGGAACCGCACGAGGGCTTCGGTGCGGTCGAGCAGGCGATGGCGGCGATGATGGCGGATTGCTTCGCGCGCTGGAGCGGCTGGCTCGACGAATGGCGCGAAGCGGCCGAATAG
- the hisN gene encoding histidinol-phosphatase produces the protein MSAVDFGAFVAELATQSGRAILPFFRALHATEDKSRGGVFDPVTEGDRAGESVMRHMIKRQFPAHGVLGEEFGSENTDAEYVWVLDPIDGTRAFISGIPVWGTLIGLTRNGVPVYGMMHQPFSGERYSGDGREARYEGPGGPKKLRTRPTADLASATLMTTTPALFKGAEAKAFAGVEKEVRLSRYGCDCYAYCMLAAGHVDLVIESGLKPYDIVALIPIIEGAGGIVTSWDGGSAAGGGRILAAGSKALHEAAMALLAG, from the coding sequence ATGAGCGCAGTCGATTTCGGCGCTTTCGTCGCGGAGCTGGCGACGCAGTCCGGCCGGGCGATCCTGCCCTTCTTCCGGGCGCTGCATGCGACGGAGGACAAGTCGCGGGGCGGGGTGTTCGATCCCGTGACCGAGGGCGACCGCGCCGGCGAATCGGTGATGCGCCACATGATCAAGCGGCAGTTCCCGGCCCATGGCGTGCTCGGCGAGGAATTCGGCAGCGAGAACACCGATGCGGAATATGTCTGGGTGCTCGATCCGATCGACGGCACGCGCGCCTTCATCTCCGGCATTCCGGTCTGGGGCACGCTGATCGGGCTGACGCGCAACGGCGTGCCGGTCTATGGCATGATGCACCAGCCCTTCTCGGGCGAGCGCTATTCCGGCGACGGGCGCGAGGCGCGCTATGAGGGGCCGGGCGGGCCGAAGAAGCTGCGGACGCGCCCGACCGCCGATCTCGCCTCCGCGACGCTGATGACGACGACGCCCGCCCTGTTCAAGGGTGCCGAGGCCAAGGCCTTCGCCGGCGTCGAGAAGGAGGTCCGGCTCTCGCGCTATGGCTGCGACTGCTACGCCTATTGCATGCTCGCGGCCGGCCATGTCGATCTCGTCATCGAGAGCGGGCTGAAGCCCTACGACATCGTCGCGCTGATCCCGATCATCGAGGGCGCCGGCGGCATCGTCACCTCATGGGACGGCGGCAGCGCTGCCGGGGGCGGACGCATCCTCGCGGCCGGCAGCAAGGCGTTGCATGAGGCCGCCATGGCCCTCCTCGCCGGCTGA
- a CDS encoding alpha/beta hydrolase, with product MAEAAFFVDPAYPVPGHGKTWLAKTRDGASLRFASWRATVKPVRGTIVLVQGRAEFIERYSETVAELRRRGFHVLAFDWRGQGGSQRFVRRIRKGHVGRLRHYEADLSLAMAEMQAKFPPPYFVLAHSMGAALCLDAARSNALPVARMVALAPMLGIAMIAHPGRAKILASLLYWLGLGRAFVPGGGDTAIATKPFEGNRLTSDPARYARNAALSAAARDLSIGDPTVAWIRTAFRLMARLAAPSAPLEVKVPTLIIAAGRDPVVSTPAIERFASRLKTGSALVLPTARHEILMENDEIRAQFWAAFDAFIPGEDQALPGSAGEEGHGGLMQRLAAGREDASAPGSAAAVP from the coding sequence ATGGCCGAGGCCGCCTTTTTCGTCGATCCGGCTTATCCCGTTCCCGGGCACGGCAAGACCTGGCTCGCGAAGACGCGGGACGGCGCCTCCCTGCGCTTCGCGAGCTGGCGCGCGACGGTGAAGCCGGTGCGCGGCACGATCGTCCTCGTGCAGGGGCGGGCCGAGTTCATCGAGCGCTACAGCGAAACCGTCGCGGAACTGCGCCGCCGCGGCTTCCATGTCCTCGCCTTCGACTGGCGCGGCCAGGGCGGCTCGCAGCGCTTCGTCCGGCGCATCCGCAAGGGCCATGTCGGGCGGCTCAGGCATTACGAAGCCGATCTGTCGCTGGCCATGGCCGAGATGCAGGCGAAGTTCCCGCCGCCCTATTTCGTGCTCGCCCATTCGATGGGGGCCGCGCTCTGCCTCGACGCCGCCCGCTCGAACGCCCTGCCGGTCGCGCGTATGGTGGCGCTCGCGCCGATGCTCGGCATCGCGATGATCGCGCATCCCGGCCGGGCCAAGATCCTGGCGAGCCTGCTCTACTGGCTCGGCCTGGGCCGCGCCTTCGTGCCGGGCGGCGGCGATACCGCGATCGCGACGAAACCCTTCGAGGGCAATCGGCTGACCAGCGACCCCGCCCGCTATGCCCGCAACGCCGCGCTCTCGGCCGCGGCGCGCGATCTCAGCATCGGCGACCCGACGGTCGCCTGGATCAGGACGGCCTTCCGGCTGATGGCGCGCCTTGCCGCGCCTTCCGCCCCGCTCGAGGTGAAGGTGCCGACCCTGATCATCGCGGCGGGGCGCGACCCTGTCGTATCGACGCCGGCGATCGAGCGCTTCGCGTCGCGGCTCAAGACCGGCTCGGCCTTGGTCCTGCCGACGGCGCGCCACGAGATCCTGATGGAAAACGACGAGATCCGCGCCCAGTTCTGGGCCGCCTTCGATGCCTTCATCCCCGGCGAGGACCAGGCCCTGCCCGGCTCAGCCGGCGAGGAGGGCCATGGCGGCCTCATGCAACGCCTTGCTGCCGGCCGCGAGGATGCGTCCGCCCCCGGCAGCGCTGCCGCCGTCCCATGA
- a CDS encoding Hsp20 family protein, protein MRHFDLSPLYRSTVGFDRLFNLLDQATSNETAPSYPPYNIERTAENAYRITIAVAGFGEGDLSIESKENALTVKGEKQLVEGAEKREVLHQGIAARAFERRFQLADYVQVTGASLENGLLHIDLVREIPEAKKPRQIPIGGGSAKVLEAKVAKAA, encoded by the coding sequence ATGCGTCATTTCGACCTTTCCCCGCTCTATCGCTCGACCGTCGGCTTCGACCGCCTGTTCAATCTCCTCGACCAGGCGACGAGCAACGAAACCGCCCCGAGCTACCCGCCCTATAATATCGAGCGGACCGCCGAGAACGCCTATCGCATCACCATCGCGGTCGCGGGGTTCGGCGAGGGCGACCTCTCCATCGAGTCCAAGGAAAACGCGCTGACCGTCAAGGGCGAGAAGCAGCTCGTCGAGGGTGCCGAGAAGCGCGAGGTCCTGCATCAGGGCATCGCAGCGCGCGCCTTCGAGCGCCGTTTCCAGCTTGCCGATTACGTGCAGGTGACCGGCGCCAGCCTCGAGAACGGGCTGCTCCATATCGACCTCGTGCGCGAGATCCCCGAGGCCAAGAAGCCGCGCCAGATTCCGATCGGCGGCGGTTCGGCCAAGGTGCTCGAGGCCAAGGTCGCCAAGGCCGCGTAA
- a CDS encoding low specificity L-threonine aldolase — protein sequence MDFFSDNTAAASPRVMAALAAANTGPASPYGKDDWTRRVEERFAAIFEREVAVFLVLTGTAANALALASIVKPWGAILTHEEAHVVEDECGAPEFFTNGAKLVDLPGTGAKLKPETVTKALSYLRAGDFHQVQAQALTITQATECGTIYTPAEVHALKEAVTPRGLKLHMDGARFANALVTLGCTPAEITWKAGVDVLSFGGTKNGALAAEAVIFFDPAQAEEMKWRRKRAGQTLSKGRVLGAQFEGLLADDHWLDLARHANARAKRLADSVAQGSEARLAWPCQANEVFLVLPPAVQERLKAAGIGYYDWSARSLPPDAPLKDGEIVGRFVMSFATEADHVERLVAAIAG from the coding sequence ATGGATTTCTTCAGCGACAACACCGCAGCCGCCAGCCCCCGCGTCATGGCCGCGCTTGCCGCCGCCAACACCGGCCCCGCCTCTCCCTATGGCAAGGACGACTGGACGCGGCGCGTCGAGGAGCGCTTCGCAGCGATCTTCGAGCGCGAGGTCGCGGTCTTCCTCGTGCTGACCGGCACCGCGGCGAACGCGCTGGCGCTGGCCAGTATCGTCAAGCCCTGGGGTGCGATCCTGACCCATGAGGAAGCGCATGTCGTCGAGGACGAATGTGGCGCGCCCGAATTCTTCACCAACGGCGCCAAGCTGGTCGACCTGCCCGGCACCGGCGCCAAGTTGAAGCCGGAGACGGTGACGAAGGCGCTCTCGTATCTTCGTGCCGGCGATTTCCATCAGGTCCAGGCGCAGGCGCTGACGATCACACAGGCGACCGAGTGCGGCACGATCTACACGCCGGCTGAGGTCCACGCCCTCAAGGAAGCCGTCACGCCACGCGGCCTCAAGCTCCACATGGACGGCGCCCGCTTCGCCAATGCGCTGGTCACGCTGGGCTGCACGCCGGCCGAGATCACCTGGAAGGCCGGCGTCGACGTGCTCTCCTTCGGCGGCACCAAGAACGGCGCGCTGGCGGCCGAGGCCGTGATCTTTTTCGACCCGGCGCAGGCGGAGGAGATGAAATGGCGGCGCAAGCGGGCCGGCCAGACGCTCTCGAAGGGCCGTGTCCTCGGCGCCCAGTTCGAAGGCCTGCTCGCCGACGATCACTGGCTCGACCTCGCCCGCCACGCCAATGCCCGCGCGAAACGCCTGGCGGATTCGGTCGCACAGGGCAGCGAAGCCCGCCTGGCCTGGCCCTGTCAGGCGAACGAGGTCTTCCTCGTCCTGCCGCCTGCCGTGCAGGAGCGTCTGAAGGCTGCCGGCATCGGCTATTACGACTGGTCGGCACGCTCGCTGCCGCCGGACGCGCCGCTCAAGGACGGCGAGATCGTCGGCCGCTTCGTCATGTCCTTTGCGACCGAAGCAGACCATGTCGAGCGCCTGGTCGCCGCTATCGCGGGATGA
- the gltB gene encoding glutamate synthase large subunit — protein MSGTSKSSGAAAFERFPAVRDPAMPVHQGLYDPNNEKDSCGVGFIADMKNRKSHAIVQQGLQILHNIDHRGAVGADPKLGDGCGILVQIPDQFFREETARLGITLPEPGHYAIGQFFMPRDPAARAMCEEIIAQTVAEEGLVFLGWRDVPVDNSDLGQAVLATEPLHRQLFVGRPDDITDEDEFERQVYVLRKSVSNKVYKHQERKTAEYYPVSMSCRTIVYKGMVLVNQLGSYFKDLQDERFVSALALVHQRFATNTFPSWRLAHPYRMVAHNGEINTLRGNVNWMAARQASVDSDLFGSDISKLWPISYEGQSDTACFDNALEFLVQGGYSLAHAMMMLVPEAWNGNPLMNEERRAFYEYHAALMEPWDGPAAIAFTDGRQIGATLDRNGLRPARYLVTDDGLVVLASEFGVLPIPEERIVEKWRLQPGKMLLIDLEQGRIIGDDEIKTSLCLANPYKDWLKRTQIVLEDLPPVEARASRTDVPLLDRQQAFGYTTEDVRLLMAPMAVTGQEAVGSMGTDTPISALSLKSKLLYTYFKQNFAQVTNPPIDPIREELVMSLLSFIGPRPNILDLEGTSRRKRLEVRTPILTNDDLEKIRCIGHYEDRFDTKTIDFTYPAREGAAGMEGAVERLCERAEAAVHGGYNIIILSDRQVGADRIPIPALLATAAVHHHLIRKGLRTSVGLVVESGEPREIHHFCCLAGYGAEAINPYLAFDTLLDQHEQGAFPEEVDADEVVKRYIKSVGKGVLKVMSKMGISTYQSYCGAQIFDAVGLKSGFVDKFFFGTGTAIEGVGLDEIAEESLRRHRDAFGDSPLYRDSLDIGGEYMYRVRGEDHVWKPDVVASLQHAVRLNAQDRYEEFARQVNDDAQRLSTIRGLFKVKVAIDDGRAPVPLESVESAAEIVKRFATGAMSFGSISREAHETLAIAMNQIGGKSNTGEGGEEAIRFRPMPDGRSKRSAIKQIASGRFGVTTEYLVNSDVMQIKVAQGAKPGEGGQLPGHKVDAKIARTRHSTPGVGLISPPPHHDIYSIEDLAQLIFDLKNVNPAADVSVKLVSEIGVGTVAAGVAKSRADHITISGFEGGTGASPLTSLKHAGSPWEIGLAETQQTLVLNQLRGRVALQVDGGLRTGRDVIIGALLGADEFGFSTAPLIAAGCIMMRKCHLNTCPVGVATQDPVLRKRFKGLPEHVVNYFFFVAEDVRRLMAEMGFTKIEEIVGRSDLLDKRDAIEHWKANGLDFTRLFHKVDLPGVAIRHVELQKHPIDTVLDRQLLAEAANAIETGTPVVIEKPVGNVDRSTGAMLSGAVAKKYGHAGLPEDTITVKLTGTSGQSFAAFLAAGVTVELTGQANDYVAKGLSGGKVIVKPDPATKAVAERSIIVGNTVLYGAIAGEAYFRGVAGERFAVRNSGAIAVVEGTGDHGCEYMTGGVVAVIGQTGRNFAAGMSGGIAYVLDEDGTFKSRCNLSMVDLEPVEEEEDLMERLHHHGGDLEHKGRIDMTNMSGHDEERLMQMLTNHVDYTGSERARTILDNWADYRTKFVKVMPVEYRRALREMEQARTLQAAE, from the coding sequence ATGAGCGGGACCAGCAAGTCGAGCGGCGCAGCGGCTTTCGAGCGCTTTCCGGCCGTGCGCGATCCGGCGATGCCGGTGCATCAGGGCCTGTACGATCCCAATAACGAGAAAGACTCGTGCGGCGTCGGCTTCATCGCCGACATGAAGAACCGCAAGAGCCACGCGATCGTGCAGCAGGGTCTGCAGATCCTGCACAATATCGACCATCGCGGCGCGGTCGGTGCCGACCCGAAGCTCGGCGACGGCTGCGGCATTCTCGTCCAGATCCCCGACCAGTTTTTCCGCGAGGAGACCGCGCGGCTCGGCATCACCCTGCCGGAGCCCGGCCATTACGCCATCGGCCAGTTCTTCATGCCGCGCGATCCCGCCGCGCGGGCGATGTGCGAGGAGATCATCGCGCAGACCGTGGCGGAGGAGGGGCTCGTCTTCCTCGGCTGGCGCGACGTGCCGGTCGACAACAGCGATCTCGGCCAGGCCGTGCTCGCGACCGAGCCGCTGCATCGCCAGCTCTTCGTCGGCCGTCCCGACGATATCACCGACGAGGATGAGTTCGAGCGGCAGGTCTATGTCCTGCGCAAGTCGGTCTCGAACAAGGTTTACAAGCATCAGGAGCGCAAGACGGCGGAATATTACCCCGTCTCGATGTCCTGCCGCACCATCGTCTACAAGGGCATGGTGCTGGTGAACCAGCTCGGTTCCTACTTCAAGGATCTGCAGGACGAGCGCTTCGTCAGCGCGCTGGCGCTGGTTCACCAGCGCTTCGCCACCAACACCTTCCCGTCCTGGCGCCTCGCCCATCCCTACCGGATGGTCGCCCATAACGGCGAGATCAACACGCTGCGCGGCAACGTCAACTGGATGGCGGCGCGGCAGGCGAGCGTCGATTCAGACCTGTTCGGGTCCGATATCTCCAAGCTCTGGCCGATCTCCTACGAGGGCCAGTCCGACACCGCCTGCTTCGACAACGCGCTCGAATTCCTGGTGCAGGGCGGCTATTCGCTGGCCCATGCCATGATGATGCTCGTGCCGGAAGCCTGGAACGGCAACCCGCTGATGAACGAGGAGCGGCGCGCCTTCTACGAGTATCACGCTGCGCTGATGGAGCCCTGGGACGGGCCGGCTGCGATCGCGTTCACGGACGGGCGCCAGATCGGGGCTACGCTCGACCGCAACGGCCTCAGGCCCGCGCGCTATCTCGTCACCGATGACGGGCTCGTCGTGCTCGCCTCGGAATTCGGCGTGCTGCCGATCCCGGAGGAGAGGATCGTCGAGAAGTGGCGCCTCCAGCCCGGCAAGATGCTTTTGATCGATCTCGAACAGGGCCGCATCATCGGCGACGACGAGATCAAGACCTCGCTGTGCCTCGCCAATCCCTACAAGGACTGGCTGAAGCGTACCCAGATCGTGCTGGAGGACCTGCCGCCGGTCGAGGCGCGGGCCTCGCGCACCGACGTGCCGCTGCTCGATCGCCAGCAGGCCTTCGGCTACACCACCGAGGACGTGCGCCTGCTGATGGCGCCGATGGCGGTGACCGGCCAGGAGGCCGTCGGCTCGATGGGCACGGACACGCCGATCTCGGCGCTCTCGCTCAAGTCGAAGCTGCTCTACACCTATTTCAAGCAGAACTTCGCGCAGGTGACGAACCCGCCGATCGATCCGATCCGCGAGGAGCTGGTGATGAGCCTGCTCTCCTTCATCGGGCCGCGTCCGAACATCCTCGATCTGGAGGGCACCTCGCGCCGCAAGCGCCTGGAGGTCCGCACCCCGATCCTGACCAATGACGATCTCGAGAAGATCCGCTGCATCGGCCATTACGAGGATCGCTTCGACACCAAGACGATCGACTTCACCTATCCGGCGCGCGAGGGGGCGGCCGGCATGGAGGGCGCCGTGGAGCGGCTCTGCGAGCGCGCGGAGGCGGCGGTCCATGGCGGCTACAACATCATCATCCTGTCCGACCGCCAGGTCGGGGCCGATCGCATCCCGATCCCGGCGCTGCTGGCGACGGCGGCGGTGCATCATCATCTCATCCGCAAGGGACTGCGCACCTCGGTCGGCCTCGTCGTCGAATCGGGCGAGCCGCGCGAGATCCACCACTTCTGCTGCCTCGCCGGCTACGGCGCCGAGGCGATCAACCCCTATCTCGCCTTCGACACCCTGCTCGACCAGCACGAGCAGGGCGCCTTCCCCGAGGAGGTCGATGCCGACGAGGTGGTGAAGCGCTACATCAAGTCGGTCGGCAAGGGCGTGCTGAAGGTGATGTCCAAGATGGGCATCTCGACCTACCAGTCCTATTGCGGTGCGCAGATCTTCGACGCCGTCGGCCTGAAGAGCGGTTTCGTCGACAAGTTCTTCTTCGGCACGGGCACGGCGATCGAGGGCGTCGGCCTCGACGAGATCGCCGAGGAAAGCCTCAGGCGCCATCGCGACGCCTTCGGCGACTCGCCGCTCTATCGCGACAGTCTCGATATCGGCGGCGAATACATGTATCGCGTCCGCGGCGAGGACCATGTCTGGAAGCCGGATGTCGTCGCCTCCCTGCAGCATGCGGTGCGCCTCAACGCACAGGATCGCTACGAGGAGTTCGCCCGCCAGGTGAACGACGATGCGCAGCGGCTCAGCACCATCCGCGGCCTGTTCAAGGTCAAGGTGGCCATCGATGACGGCCGCGCGCCGGTGCCGCTGGAGAGCGTCGAATCCGCCGCCGAGATCGTGAAGCGCTTCGCCACCGGCGCGATGTCCTTCGGCTCGATCTCGCGCGAGGCTCACGAGACGCTCGCCATCGCGATGAACCAGATCGGCGGCAAGTCCAACACCGGCGAGGGCGGCGAGGAAGCGATCCGCTTCCGGCCGATGCCGGATGGCCGCTCCAAGCGCTCGGCGATCAAGCAGATCGCGTCCGGCCGCTTCGGCGTCACCACCGAATATCTCGTCAACTCGGACGTGATGCAGATCAAGGTCGCGCAAGGCGCCAAGCCCGGCGAGGGCGGCCAGCTCCCCGGCCACAAGGTCGACGCCAAGATCGCCCGGACCCGGCATTCGACGCCGGGCGTCGGCCTGATCTCGCCGCCGCCGCATCACGACATCTATTCGATCGAGGATCTGGCCCAGCTCATCTTCGACCTGAAGAACGTCAATCCTGCCGCGGATGTCTCGGTCAAGCTCGTCTCCGAGATCGGCGTCGGCACGGTTGCGGCCGGCGTCGCCAAGTCGCGCGCCGATCACATCACCATCTCCGGCTTCGAGGGCGGCACGGGCGCGAGCCCCCTGACCTCGCTGAAGCATGCCGGTTCGCCCTGGGAGATCGGGCTAGCCGAGACGCAGCAGACGCTGGTGCTGAACCAGCTTCGCGGTCGCGTCGCGCTGCAGGTCGATGGCGGGTTGCGGACGGGCCGGGACGTCATCATCGGCGCGCTGCTCGGGGCCGACGAGTTCGGGTTCTCCACCGCGCCGCTGATCGCGGCCGGCTGCATCATGATGCGCAAGTGCCATCTGAACACCTGCCCGGTCGGCGTCGCGACGCAGGATCCGGTGCTGCGCAAGCGCTTCAAGGGCCTGCCCGAGCATGTCGTGAACTACTTCTTCTTCGTGGCCGAGGATGTCCGCCGGCTCATGGCGGAGATGGGCTTCACGAAGATCGAGGAGATCGTCGGCCGCTCGGACCTGCTCGACAAGCGCGACGCGATCGAACACTGGAAGGCGAACGGGCTCGACTTCACCAGGCTCTTCCACAAGGTCGACCTGCCGGGCGTGGCGATCCGCCATGTCGAGTTGCAGAAGCACCCGATCGACACCGTGCTCGACCGCCAGCTCCTCGCCGAGGCGGCGAACGCGATCGAAACCGGCACGCCGGTCGTGATCGAGAAGCCGGTCGGCAATGTCGACCGCAGCACGGGCGCGATGCTGTCCGGCGCCGTCGCCAAGAAGTACGGCCATGCCGGCCTGCCGGAAGACACGATCACGGTGAAGCTCACCGGCACCTCGGGCCAGAGCTTCGCAGCCTTCCTCGCGGCCGGCGTCACGGTCGAGCTAACCGGTCAGGCCAACGACTACGTGGCCAAGGGGCTCTCCGGCGGCAAGGTCATCGTGAAGCCCGATCCGGCGACCAAGGCCGTGGCCGAACGCTCGATCATCGTCGGCAACACCGTGCTCTACGGCGCTATCGCGGGTGAAGCCTATTTCCGCGGTGTGGCGGGAGAGCGCTTCGCGGTGCGCAATTCC